Part of the Salmo trutta chromosome 2, fSalTru1.1, whole genome shotgun sequence genome, ATCAATAAGCAATCAGACGTAGCTACAACAACAGGAGATGTTTTGGCTGGTTAACTCTAACAGTCCTCTTGTCTttgtctctcctttcctttccctctctgtgtttctcttttTATACCTCCTTACAGGATTGTGGAGGCGGTGTGTATCGGTTGGTTCACAGCGGAGTGTGTGGTGCGTTTCCTCGTGGCTAAGGTGTGTTATCTTTTTGGTTCCACACACTAAAATATGATTGTTCCTCAAGGGTTATTTGGTAATggtgatggttctatgtggaaccataatgGCTCAAAGAACACTTGGAACTCTTTAATGGTTCTTTACAGttcacaaaagggttctttgctcTTTTAGTGGTAATTAAAATGTAGGGCGGCTCATTTGAAAATTTTGGGGTGTGATTTACGTACAGCTCCTTTTTGTGCAACAAtgagtgagagtgtcattccagtttatctagtgtgttgtgttatgtcaTTACATATTATATATGACTGTGGCTAGTGATTGTGTCTTGTGAAAGACTCATGTATGGCTTGTGTAATTTGAGAACAGTTAACTAATTCAGTCAGTGGTTCCCAATTCTCTCCTCAGGGAGCTCCAGATGTTCCAGAGGTAGTTCACtagattcaacttgtcaattaacACAATAATAACACCCATGGAATTTAAACAATATAATATGGCTGACCAGAATTAAAAACCCTGTATTGTTCTACAAAAGGATCTACAAAGAACCATTCAGATTGAGAAAGGTTTTTTATAGAAACATTCTCCACAAAAGTTCTCGAAAGACCATAAAAGATTATTCTATATAATCCCAAAAAGGCTGGtacttttccttttttttttcatTACATTCATTTTATAACTCCAAAATCTAAATCTAATCCAGGACAAGCTGGTCTTCCTGTGTCGGCCGCTGAACCTGATCGACGTGGCGGCCATCACACCTTACTACGTCTCAATGGTGATGCCAGGCGGAGCAGGGGGATTGTCAGGCGTCGCCGGGGTAACCCTGAGGGTTCTGAGGATGATGCGTGTGTTCTGGCTGGTGAAGCTGGCCAGACACTTCCTGGGACTGCAGACTCTGGGGATGACGCTACGCCGCTGTCGTCACGAGATGGCCACCCTCGCCATTTTCCTTACCGTTGCCACGGCAATATACAGCGCATTGGCTCAGCTGCTGGAGCATGGCCTCGACCCTGACCACCGTAACCTTGACGACCGCAGTAACAGAGGAGGAGACTATGCCAGCATCCCAGCTGCCGCATGGTGGGCTGTCATCTCCATGACGACCGTTGGTTACGGTGACGTTTACCCAGTAACAGTTGGTGGGCGCATGCTGGGCGGGCTGTGTGTGGTCAGTGGCATCGTTCTTCTGGCGTTGCCAATCACCTTCATCTACCACAGCTTTGTTCAGTGTTACAACGAACTGAAGTTACGCTCCgctaggtacacacacacacacacacactgaatatacacacacacagacagacagacagacagacagacagacagacagacagacagacagacagacactcatacacactgaatatacacacacacacacacacacacacacacacacacacacacacacacacacacacacacacacacacacacacaccctctcatcTTCTACAGCTTTGCCCAGCTGAAGTGACCCCTTCGGCCCCTCCCCCTGAACATGGAACTTTAATGAACTAATAGACTTTTGGACGTCCCTCGTATCTCCACCAATCCTGTGCCGCCATCTGGAAGCAGGGCAGATGACAGAAGACACACAAAGACCATAAGTCAATGTTTGCATCATATCTCCATGGAAACTACTTTCGCAGAGACAGCTTTTCCCATTTGTGTAGGTTTCAGTCtgaaataaaaaaagagagagacaaagagaggatgAGATAGCCTGACAGAGATGAAAGAAACAGACAAGCATGAGCTCAACATAAAAGATCAACAGAgactgtgtgcgtgtttgtgtgtgtgaatgcatgtgtGAATTTCTATTGATTTTCTCTTAGCAAACTACAAAGTGACAAATTATGTGTTTCTGGTCTCTATGGGACAACAGGTTTCTCGCCTAGTTCAGTTACTGTATGACTGTCAATCATAGCTGTGACGCTGctgctcatacacacacatacacatacacacacacacacacacacacacacacacacacacacacacacacacacacacacacacacacacacacacacacacacacacacacacacacacacatacacacacacacacacacacacacacacacacacacacacacacacacacacacacacacacagcagactgtTCAGACCATAAACTGTAGCTACAGAATTGTTCATGGGATATGTGATGCTCCATACCCGTTACAGATTGGCTAATGGAAAGCCTCACAAGGAATTTTTCAACTAACCTGTTCTAGGAGATACTATAAGGAAGATACTTGTTTCGTTCTCGATtcagtaaaaaaatgtatcttataaatgtctgtgtccagtttCACGTGGTTCTCCAAAAACCAGAGAATATTCAGAAATCCACTTTTTGTATCGAGTGAGAAATGCCTCTTGCATGTGTGTAGATCTTTGTTTTGGTCATCatctactttttaaaatgtatttatttatttcacctttatttaaccaggtaggccagttgagaacaagttctcatttacaactacacATGTTCGCGGCCGCGTCGCATTAAAAACAACGATTTCTTGCAAAGATGTTGGGAAATGCAAGATGTCTGGCAGCTAAAATGGTGAGGGAACTCCTCACTCGGTGCAAAACGTGAACTTAATATCTTTCTGAATATTCTCCGGCAAGAACAGGTTAGTTGAAAAATTCCTTGCGAGGCTTTCCATTAGCCAATCTGTAACCGGTATGGAGCATCACATATCCCATGAACAATTCTGTAGCTACATAAACCATAGTTTCAGACTGGACACAAGTCTGCAGATGATTGGCTGCCTGTGCCTGTGAGTCGCTGTGATTCTGAGAGGAGAAATATGtgaaccaaacacacacactctccctctcatccccctgttcatccctctcatccccctgttcatccctctctcactccctctcatccccctgttcatccctctctcactccctctcatccccctgttcatccctctctcactccctctcatccccctgttcatccctctctcactccctctcatccccctgttcatccctctcacccccctgttcatccctctctcactccctctcatccccctgttcatccctctctcccccctgttcatccccctctcactccctctcatccccctgttcatccctctctcactccctctcatccccctgttcatccctctctcactccctctcatcccctgttcatccctctcatccccctgttcatccctctctcactccctctcatccccctgttcatccctctctcactccctctcatccccctgtTCATCGCTCTCATCCCCCTGttcatccctctctcactccctctcatccccctgttcatccctctctcactccctctcatccccctgttcatccctctctcccccctgttcatccccctctcactccctctcatccccctgttcatccctctctcactccctctcatccctctctcactccctctcatccccctgttcatccctctctcactccctctcatccccctgttcatccctctctcactccctctcatccctctctcactccctctcatccccctgttcatccctctctcactccctctcatcTGACTCTTTGCTTCCtcctgctgcccccccccccccgccctcaCTCCTTATGTAGCTGCACTGTTATTAGTGCTTTATGATTGTAATTACAAATGCTTATAAGTTGAACACTAATTAAATCATCCAACTTTATTGGCAAGCAATTTACAGTTGAAGAACATTCTTTGTTTTTGATAGAAAGCATATCTAGGTGCACTTATTTATATCCTAATGTTTAATTGACAGTTAGCCTAATAAACGAATTATAAACCTTTATAAAGATAATCTAATTGTAAGTTTAACCCTGTCTTCTTTGGTACTGTCACAGTTCCTTCCACCAATTTAATGCCCTTTGAACGTTTgaaaaatatgtatatttcaTAAAACTTCATAGAATTTTTTTCTTCCCAGaattgactgtaacagggttgactgcaACAGGGTTGACTGTATTAGAGTTGACTGTTACAGgtttgactgtaacagggttgactgtaacagggttgactataacagggttgactgtaatgTGGTTGACTGTAATGTGGTTGACTGTAatagggttgactgtaacagggttgactgtaatagggttgactgtaacagagtTGACTGTAATAGGGTGGACTGTAACAAAGTTGACTGTAACAAGGTTGActataacagggttgactgtaacagggttgactgtaatgtggttgactgtaacagggttgactgtaatagggttgactgtaacagagtTGACTGTAATAGGGTGGACTGTAACAGAGTTGACTGTAATAGGGTTGACTGAAACAGGGTTGacaatttcatcttaaatcagccacaATGCCCATTGtgtgttgtgtgcaacagggtgtggcaattgaatgcaagcttcacaattatctattttttacattgttaaaacatttctagcctgtctatcaaTGGGTAACAgagttgacgtgttatgctccacgcactcagttttccaccacaaaacatcaGGAAATGGCCCCAaacagtagaaccagctcacctgcttttacactaggaTTTGGCttttagatgttcaatgtttatttagggaaaaatatttaaaaataaatagtttcaccatattaaatcgagagttcagttcacgtaacagggttgccCTTGCATTAAAGGAACAGATGTAGCCTATGTGAATCAGTAAATcacataaaataaaaaacaatcttcagaaatgactttctcaaagcaacaaaaataactagggctttacaatgacaGTGAACACTAGCAGAAATTTTGGGGTTATGTGAGTTGAAATCTGCCTAGAAATCACAGAGGGTGCACAAAGGGAATTCTGAATTTTgccactttagcaagtctttattcatataacaAAACTGATTGATTTAATTCTTCATGaagtctatattaaagggcacttcacttaatataacaggcttttaaaatgtaatattggtgcacaatttctacttaaaatatcaaagggacgcaatACTATAGCTGTTGCATTTCTGAACGGGCAGTGCAGAGACACCTCAGTGCGTCACTTTCCGTCGACGCTGCCTCGGGAAAGACCCTTTTCGCCGGGTGTATTTGTCGAGAGAAGCTGTGTGTTTTGTAACAGTAACTACTCGCCATCTGACCTGTCCTTCATCTGGCAACATGACATACTACAAGTTCAGCGGGTTCAGCCAGAGGTTGACAGGGTCGGCACCGGCCACCGCCTACAGTCCGCAGGTAAGCCCGGGAGTGCCCTAGTCGGACAGTGAGAGGCTGGGTACCTGGCGTTAGTGACCTTCATTAACTAACGGTGCTGCGATGGCTGACAGAACAGCGTATCCGAGAGGCCCGAGCATAAACgtgaaaaatgtatttctttGAGTTGTGTTAATGGGTTATGAATATTAATAGTTTTTATCTTGACCATGGCTTGTGTAACTAGTTAGCAGCGTCCCTCCTGTCCTCACTGAGTTGACTAGCACCTGGTTATTTTACTTGTCAAAAAGGTGCTTCAAGGAGTTGTCCTAACTTGTGTTGGTGTTGAGATAAAACGGTGTGTTCTGTTCCAGGGTCTGAGGTCTGGTTTGCCAGCAGAGCCTCCCACCATGACGTTTGCTACACCCACCAAGATGGTGTCAGAGTCAGGGGCCATGGTGGAATACCTAGGGGTGAACAAGGTGCCATACTTCCAGAGACTgttccaggtacacacacacactcactcactcctctcacactccccctttctctatcctctaaacctttttcccctcaggagactgaaaagatttggcatggtttcccagatcctcaaaaggtgatacagctgcaccatcgagagcatcctgaccggttgcatcaccgcctggtatggcatctgaccgtaaggcgctacagagggtagtgcgaacggaccagtacatcactggggccgagcttcctgccatccaggacctctataccaggaggtgtcagaggaaggccctaaaaattgtcaaagactccagccaccctagtcatagactgttctctctgctaccgcacggcaagtggtaccggagcgccaagtctaggtccaaaaggctcctcaacagcttctaccccaagccataagactgctgaacaattaataaaatcgccaccggacaatttacattgaccccccccccccccttttttgtacactactgctactcgctgtttattatctatgcatagtaccttaacccccacctacatgtacaaattacctcaactagcctgtacccccacacactgactcggtaccggtgccccctgtatatagcctcgttaataTTATTctaattgtgttactttttgttattagtttttattttagtctacttgataaatattttctttactctttcttgaactgcactgttgggtgtagggggcagtatttctacggccagatgaaaaacgtacccaaattaaactggttactactcgggcccagaaactagaatatgcatattattagtatatttgcatagaaaacactctgaagtttctaaaactgtttgaatgatgtctgtgagtataacagaactcatatggcaggcaaaaacctgagaaaaatccaaccaggaagtgggagatctgagaattgtagttcttcttttgaatccctattgaaactacagtgtctgtggggtcacgttgcacttcctaaggcttccattagctgtcaacagccttcagaaagtttttccatcattctcctgttactgggcagagaatagtagctcagtcaatgagtggactgcctatggacaaaggactTTGTGATGCGCGATCCCACGAGCGCGCCGTtgcttctttttctcctggaatgaatacgctattgtccggttggaatattatcgcatttttacgtaaaaaataccctaaagattgattgtaaacaacgtttgacatgtttctacgaacggtaatggaacattttgacttttcgtgtctcgaATTACACttgcgcattatgcctttggatagtaacctgaacgcacgaacaaaacggaggtatttagacataaatatggattatttcgaacaaaaacaacatttcttgtggaagtagcagttctgggagtgcattctgatgaagatcagcaaaggtaagagaatatttataatactaattctgagtttaggtgaccccagaacttggcgggtgtctgtatagcttgctttgatggcgagctatgtactcagaatattgaaaaatgtgctttcgctgaaaagctattttaaaatctgacacagtggttgcatcaaggagtactgtatctataattcttaaaataattatgtattttgtcaacgtttatgattagtatttttgtaaattgaagtgCTCATTCACCgtaagtttttggtgggaatacattttctgaacatcacgtgccaatgtaaaatgctgtttttggatataaatatgaactttatcgaacaaaacatacatgtattgtgtaacatgatgtcctaggagtgtcatctgatgaagattgtcaaaggttagtgcttcatttagctgtgctttgggttttattgacacatgtccctgcttggaaaatggctgtgtggttatttttgtctatgtactctcctaacataatctaatgttttgctttcgctgtaaagcctttttgaaatcgggcaatgtggttacattaaggagaagtgtatctttacaatggtgtaaaatagtcgtatgtttgagaaattgaaattattagatatttgatgttttgtatttcgcgccctgctgttccattggatgttggctaggcgttccgctgCCTTCCTCAACaggtaagggcttgtaagtaagcatttcatggtaaagtctacacttgttgtattcggcgcatgtgacaaataaagccATAGTAAACAGTTGTATTCTCTCTCAAAATCGGAGTTCCTTGAGTTTTCCAGGCGTAGCCCACCTAGGCTAAATGCCTATGATGGAAATCAGCACTCATATGCTGccattgtttttgttgttgttatacaGGTAGCCTATTTTACTGATAAACCCTAGCCTACAGCCCAATAAGTTTTAAACTACAACTTTAGCATAGCATCTCTTCTAATTATTTTCTACAAATGACCCACTCAATATCTAGACCCCCCCCAAACATGCATTTAATTTGAACTTCATCAATTGAATTGGCTGTAAGCTACAATGGTGATAGCCTATTGTCAATAAATGACTTTGACAATAAATGACATCGATAACGTGATGTGTAATTCCAAAACACAATCCAGTTGATAAATGTATAGAATTCAGTTGCATTCATGCATTGTTACACTGTTTAATATAAGCACTATCCTATACATAATGTTGGCACTGGCAGTCAAACTTAGCAACACTAAGTAGacactttaactatacatgtcACAATTCAATGTTACAGTGCACCAACAGTCTATTTTCGGACAATTTATCGGCTAATTTGACCAGCATTGCTCCGCATAGACGCAAGGAAAAAGAAACGTTCTTTCTAAGTTGACGCGCTATATGCTCGTGACGCCGTTGACGCTCGCGGACGTCCGTTTTCTGTTTTTCACTCCCATGTATTCTATTTCCAGCTGAGCACGCTCGTTCACGCACGTAAAAGAAAACTCAACCTGTGTGATTTGTGCTtaacagtcccctctctctttctctgtccctgccTCAGACGTCAGATGGCGTTCCAGTCCATCTGAAGAGAGGTGTCCCTGACAGACTGTTGTACCGCACCACCATGGCCCTGACAGTAGGAGGAGCACTTTACTGCCTCGTGGCCCTCTACATCGCTGCACGACCCAGGAAAACGACCTAAACCCAGTCCAGCCCTATATCCCCAGCCAAGTTCACCGGGGGTCTGTTCAGAAGGGCCCAACGTTACACCTCACTGATGACACCCCTGGCTTGGCCCAGGACCCGACACCTATCATATCATCCACGGCTCGAACACTGAAACTATACAGAGCAATTGTGTTGAAAATGAGGaggaacaaaaatatgaatgtaaTTATATGAGAACGTGTGATGTCTGTCACATTTGTATAAAAAGAAGTTGATAAATGTGATTAAAAACAGTTAAATACCCAGTGATCCTCTGTCCTTTATTGGCATGGTTCCCAAAGCACCCAACTGTGTCTCGTCTGCtctgaggcacagatctggggaagggtaccaaaaaaattctgcagaattgaaggtccccaagaacacagtggcttccatcattcttaaatggaagaagtttggaaccaccaagactcttcctagagctggctgcctggccaaactgagcaatcggggacgaagggtcttggtcagggaggtgaccaagaacccgattatcactctgacagagctccagagttcctctgtggagatgggagaccatctctgcagcactgcaccaatcaggcctttatggtagagtggccagatggaagccactcctcagtaaaaggcacatgacagcccgtttggagtttacCAAAACGCACCTAAaggaccatgagaaagaagagaATTATTTGAccagaatgccaagtgtcatgtctggaggaaacctggccccattcctacggtgaagcatggtggtggcagcatcatgctgtggggatgttttttagcagtagggactgggagacttgttaggatcgagggaaagatgaaccgagccgagtacagagagatccttgataaaaacctgctccagagcactcaggacctcagactggggcgaaggttcaccttccaacaggacaacgaccctaagcacacagccaagacaacacaggagtggcttcggtactagtctctgaatgtccttgagtggcccagccagagcccggatttgacccgtgattattattatttgaccctgctggtcatctatgaacatcttgcccatgttctgttataatctccatccggcacagccagaagaggactggccacccatcatatcctggttcctctctaggttccggcctttctagggagtttttcctagccaccgtgcttctgcacctacattgcttgctgtttggggttttaggctgggtttctgtacagcactttgtggcatcagctgatgtaagaagggctttataaataaatgtgattgaccctgaaccccatccaacctgacagcttaagaggatctgcagagaagaattggagaaactccccatataggtgtgccaagcttgtagtgtcatacccaagaagacttgaggctgtaatcgctgccaagagtgcttctacaaagtactgagtaaatggtctgaatacttatgtaaatgtttttattttaccattTGCATacatgtctaaaaaactgtttttgctttctcaaTATGGGATTGTGATtgagattgaggggaaaaaacgatgtaaTCCATTTTGCAATAAGGCTGTagcttaacaaaatgtggacaaattcagggggtttgaatacttttcgaatgcactgaaCAACATTGTCTCTCACTGACCGACAGCTTTAGAATGGATGTGACAGACCTATTCCCACACAGCTTTAGAATGGATGTGACAGACCTATTCCCACACAGCTTTAGAATGGATGTGACAGACCTATTCCCACACAGCTTTAGAATGGATGTGACAGACCTATTCCCACACAGCTTTAGAATGGATGTGACAGACCTATTCCCACACAGCTTTAGAATGGATGTGACAGACCTATTCCCACACAGCTTTAGAATGGATGTGACAGACCTATTCCCACACAGCTTTAGAATGGATGTGACAGACCTATTCCCACACAGCTTTAGAATGGATGTGACAGACCTATCCCCACACAGCTTTAGAATGGATGTGACAGACCTATCCCCACACAGCTTTAGAATGGATGTGACAGACCTATTCCCACACAGCTTTAGAATGGATGTGACAGACCTATCCCCACACAGCTTTAGACAGCCTACACACTTCTGCACCACAGGTCTGCCAGAGTAAGTGTGTGTTTCTGAAAGACCTCCTCCGTCTGGTGCAGTCTGAGCTGCTGTTCACTTGGCTCTTGGACGCCCTTCGTCTCTTGTGGAGGGGGTGGATGGCTGTGGTGTTATGCCGGATGCTCCTCTTTGCATCTATAAGCCATAGAGACATGTCAAGCTCTTTCCTCATTTTATTTGCTAAGGTTTTACATCTACAGGTTTCCTTGGCTGACACTAGGCTGCCCAGCTACATAAACATCTACCCCGTCTCATCCAATCCggtgtctctccctccttcacccttTCTCTGTGATTGTGTCACGACGACCCACTACAGCTCTCTATCGTGTGTTCTATTGTTCCTGctcttagagagagagggagagagagcgactgGAGAGAACAGCATGTCAGTAACTCTACCTGTCACCAAGAAGGGGGAGAAAGACTGAGGTAAACAGAGAAAAAGCAgtgtggagggggagagggtaATAAAAATGAGGGAGCGCTTGTATGATCAGACCGCTGAAGACAAATGGTCATGAAATATTAATCCTTCTATTAGAGAGAGTATTGACTCATTCCACAGCCCATTTCAGAACCCACTCACCCCCTTAttgcactccctccctctcctctttctgcaCACTCTCTACCCCCTTCCCTTTCTCCCTCAAACACAAGGTAAAGATTGGAGCAATTCTCCAGGGAGGAACAAAAGACAAATTACCTTTCAgtacacagcaacacacacacagccccgcCATAGTACAGAAAATGAATCAATGAAGTCGTGATATTGAAAGATGACAGCTAGAGTAATTGGAACAGTGTGTGTAACGCACAGCTGTGGCAGTCACTGTTTTGTTGTCTGTAATTACCCAGTTACAAGCCTATTGGATCAACCATAATCAGAGAAATACAAAGAAAACGTCTGTAGAGAACTAAGACTTTATTTGTCAAAAGGGAAGTCTGGAATCTTTTTTGACGGTAACATATTTTACAGGAGAGCCTGTCCACTCCAACAGTCCAGTACATATTCAGATACCAATGGAATACAGCAGGATTACTACAGGGATAATGAATCAGCTGCCTGGAGGACTGACATATAAACCATATGCACGTATAGAAACGCACACTCTCCCCAGTCCATCAcatcctcactcactctctccccagtccatcacatcctcactcactcactctctccccagtccatcacatcctcactcactcactctctccccagtccatcacatcctcactcactcactctctccccagtccatcaaatcctcactcactctctccccagtccatcaaatcctcactcactctctccccagtccatcacatcctcactcactcactctctccccagtccatcaaatcctcactcactctctccccagTCCATCACTTGATCTTGTAGGTGAGGTGTTTGCGGTGCCAGTGGATCCAGGCGGGGGCGGCGACTAGCCCAGTCAGGTAACCAATCACTGCACCCAGACTGCAGGAGACGGGCCACACCTACAGACAATTGTAGATAGAAAATCAATGTGTAGAACAGACATGGCTTGCTGATATGAAAGTAAGGAATTGTGTCAATCTACTCATGgcctttctgtgtgtgttctgacctgcCAGGGCCGGTCCCAGTCCAATGGGATGGGGAAGGCTCCTAGCCAGGCTCCCACAACACTGCAGCCGACCACCATCTGTAGAGAGGTGTCCCACACCGACAtggccctgaaacacacacacacacaactattgTGTAAACCTTGTCTTCATTTGGAAAATGTTCTATAACTTTCATTCACTTTAAAAAGTataggttgtgtagatctgtagggagaatttttttctctctttttagatttaattttaagCCACCAAAATGTGACAAAGGTTCAAGCGGGTGTAGACTATCTATAGGCACTATATAGATATTT contains:
- the LOC115156910 gene encoding potassium voltage-gated channel subfamily G member 3-like, yielding MKFGKKSVCVLNVGGTRYAFPGEVIRDFPLQRVSRLHACVTEKEVLEVCDDYDQDSNEFFFDRHAQAFVFIMLYLRSGKLRFVPGVCALSFYSEMLYWGLGSAHLEFCCQRRLDDTGYSEEDLIMRAEDNESRSEVEVEKGSGWLEWMRRTFEEPGSSVAAQLLALLSVIFVIISMVMLCMSTLPDWNTAKHNTVEEHRIVEAVCIGWFTAECVVRFLVAKDKLVFLCRPLNLIDVAAITPYYVSMVMPGGAGGLSGVAGVTLRVLRMMRVFWLVKLARHFLGLQTLGMTLRRCRHEMATLAIFLTVATAIYSALAQLLEHGLDPDHRNLDDRSNRGGDYASIPAAAWWAVISMTTVGYGDVYPVTVGGRMLGGLCVVSGIVLLALPITFIYHSFVQCYNELKLRSARYTHTHTH
- the cox7a2l gene encoding cytochrome c oxidase subunit 7A2-like, mitochondrial, with the protein product MTYYKFSGFSQRLTGSAPATAYSPQGLRSGLPAEPPTMTFATPTKMVSESGAMVEYLGVNKVPYFQRLFQTSDGVPVHLKRGVPDRLLYRTTMALTVGGALYCLVALYIAARPRKTT